In Pseudocalidococcus azoricus BACA0444, a single genomic region encodes these proteins:
- a CDS encoding TylF/MycF/NovP-related O-methyltransferase: MIGLSLPNQNQDSWEDLVQLVSPYTLSDSQRLGSLYHLAETLKTQGISGDFVECGVYKGGSAAILARSLSENTRIWLFDSFQGMPETTERDGHEAAEWVGACVGQIEDVNTVMNTLNISQDQYLIRPGWFEETFQDTLPDQVSLLHCDADWYDSVTLVLETFYPRMPRGGCVVLDDFGYWEGCREAFYDFCFRHNEKPLLERVGTTQAYWIKGKTHTRHG, translated from the coding sequence GTGATCGGCCTATCTCTACCTAACCAGAATCAAGACTCCTGGGAAGATTTGGTGCAGCTTGTCAGCCCTTATACTCTCTCAGATTCTCAACGATTAGGCTCTCTTTATCACTTAGCTGAAACATTGAAAACCCAGGGAATTTCTGGAGATTTTGTTGAATGTGGCGTTTACAAAGGCGGTAGTGCGGCAATCTTGGCTCGATCCCTCAGTGAAAATACTCGGATTTGGCTATTTGACAGCTTTCAAGGAATGCCAGAAACCACAGAAAGAGATGGGCATGAGGCGGCTGAATGGGTGGGAGCTTGTGTTGGCCAAATTGAGGATGTCAACACGGTAATGAATACTCTAAATATTTCCCAGGATCAATACCTGATTCGGCCAGGTTGGTTTGAGGAGACTTTTCAAGACACACTTCCCGACCAGGTGTCCCTCCTCCATTGCGATGCTGATTGGTATGATTCCGTAACATTAGTTTTAGAAACATTTTATCCCCGTATGCCCAGAGGAGGATGTGTTGTTTTAGATGATTTTGGCTACTGGGAGGGCTGTCGGGAAGCATTTTATGATTTTTGCTTCAGACATAATGAAAAGCCCTTGTTAGAGCGTGTGGGTACAACCCAGGCCTATTGGATTAAAGGTAAAACTCATACACGGCATGGCTAA
- a CDS encoding glycosyltransferase: MNFLNLGCGYNFHPDWINIDFISTGPGVIAHDLKLGIPFADASFDLVYHSHVLEHFPKALADNFLKECYRVLRPGGVIRVVVPDLEQIARQYLKFLELGLNTVATAQGAESEIIAAEYDWIMLELLDQAVRHCSGGDMISYLTNLNPEGEQFVLSRIGREGKELINKIKKGKPVVELNDPSSPLDVGQFRLGGEPHLWMYDQYSLGRLLRQAQFEAVCQKSADDSYFQNFKEYHLDIEINGEVKKPDSLFMEAIKPRQNGWDQIIFNAQESSLKIIHLSTFDIQGGAAKAGYRLHQALLGSGHRSLMIVKEKLSDDPTVLQISQPSDLDCYTQSLLAIQTHGINTHRTSISNTLFSLPYPGLNLSQLPEIQDADIINLHWVSYGLLSLTSIHQLLQLNKPVIWTLHDMSAFTGGCHYSAGCRGYEETCSNCPQLSSEWSELPTITLQDRIELLNSKNLTIVTPSQWLYECAVASQAFRNQTIKCIPYSISTDVFKPTEKVIAKQILGIPPEACTLLFVAHNRDEIRKGFAHLIQALKYCLDDHLFWTKYNQQEIKLVCLGAGESDWQVPGLEITFLKYEEDETIISQVYSASDLLLLSSLEDNLPNTVLEAMACGTPVLAYEVGGIPDMVEHLINGYLVPRGNIKAFAEGIINFIDAFFLNSNNSMAMGLNARKTITEKFTSSLQAQEYLKLYQELLNCDSGKNNACQDDHQQSSLSPHLPLFEQTLGNNFQSVFSRFSAQSLHGKLLEIEMKTELSLKSIQENLEQTQTALNNLQIEHNSSQAQLAETQSAMTKLQSDFKDANLELDQLRGLITEMETSKFWKIRIAWFKLKEIFKIN, encoded by the coding sequence GTGAATTTTCTGAATTTAGGATGTGGTTATAATTTTCACCCGGATTGGATCAATATTGACTTTATAAGCACCGGGCCTGGGGTTATTGCCCATGATCTTAAGCTGGGAATTCCCTTTGCGGATGCAAGTTTTGACTTAGTGTATCACTCCCATGTTTTAGAACATTTTCCCAAGGCTTTGGCCGACAATTTCCTGAAGGAATGTTACCGCGTCCTCCGGCCTGGTGGCGTTATTCGAGTTGTGGTTCCAGACCTCGAACAGATTGCTCGTCAATACTTAAAGTTTTTAGAACTTGGCCTGAATACAGTTGCTACTGCTCAGGGGGCAGAATCAGAAATTATTGCGGCTGAATATGATTGGATCATGCTAGAGCTGTTGGATCAAGCTGTCCGTCATTGTTCTGGAGGAGACATGATCTCCTACCTCACTAATTTAAACCCTGAAGGAGAACAATTTGTTTTAAGCCGAATTGGGAGGGAAGGCAAAGAATTAATTAACAAGATTAAAAAGGGAAAGCCTGTCGTTGAATTAAACGATCCTAGCTCTCCTTTGGATGTAGGTCAATTTCGGTTAGGAGGCGAACCGCATCTTTGGATGTATGATCAATACTCATTGGGGCGATTACTTAGGCAGGCTCAGTTTGAGGCCGTCTGTCAAAAATCCGCAGATGATTCATATTTTCAAAATTTCAAGGAATATCACCTAGATATTGAAATAAATGGTGAAGTAAAAAAGCCAGACTCTTTATTTATGGAAGCTATTAAGCCACGACAAAATGGATGGGATCAAATTATATTTAACGCACAAGAAAGTTCTCTGAAGATTATTCACCTCAGTACTTTCGACATTCAAGGTGGTGCAGCCAAGGCTGGTTATCGTTTACACCAGGCCCTACTTGGTTCAGGGCATCGTTCTTTAATGATTGTGAAGGAAAAGCTGTCTGATGATCCAACTGTCTTGCAGATTAGTCAGCCCTCGGACTTAGATTGCTATACTCAAAGCTTACTAGCCATTCAAACACACGGGATTAATACACACCGTACTTCAATTTCAAACACATTGTTTTCGCTTCCCTACCCAGGCCTAAATCTGAGTCAATTACCAGAGATTCAAGATGCGGATATTATTAACCTCCATTGGGTTTCCTATGGTTTGTTGTCGCTAACATCTATCCATCAATTACTTCAACTCAACAAGCCAGTCATTTGGACGTTGCATGATATGTCAGCGTTTACTGGTGGATGCCACTATAGTGCTGGCTGTCGAGGCTATGAGGAAACCTGTAGCAATTGTCCTCAACTGAGTTCTGAATGGTCGGAATTACCAACTATAACTCTGCAAGATAGGATTGAACTTCTAAACTCAAAAAATCTGACGATTGTCACCCCTAGTCAATGGCTATATGAATGTGCAGTGGCTAGTCAAGCCTTTAGAAATCAAACTATTAAATGCATACCCTATTCTATTTCGACAGATGTGTTTAAGCCAACGGAAAAAGTGATTGCGAAACAAATCCTAGGCATTCCTCCAGAAGCTTGTACCCTCCTTTTTGTTGCTCACAATCGAGATGAAATTCGTAAGGGCTTTGCCCACCTGATTCAGGCTCTAAAATATTGTTTAGATGATCATTTATTTTGGACTAAATACAACCAACAAGAAATAAAGTTAGTTTGCCTAGGAGCTGGTGAATCTGATTGGCAAGTACCAGGCCTGGAAATAACTTTTTTAAAATATGAAGAAGATGAAACTATTATAAGTCAAGTGTATAGTGCAAGTGATTTATTACTTCTTTCTTCCCTAGAGGACAACCTGCCAAATACAGTTTTAGAAGCAATGGCCTGTGGCACTCCCGTCTTAGCCTATGAGGTTGGTGGTATCCCTGATATGGTTGAACATCTAATTAATGGATATCTGGTTCCCCGTGGAAATATCAAGGCATTTGCTGAGGGGATTATAAACTTTATTGACGCGTTTTTCCTCAACAGCAACAATTCTATGGCGATGGGATTGAATGCTCGAAAAACAATTACAGAAAAATTTACATCATCTTTACAAGCACAAGAGTACCTGAAGCTATATCAAGAACTGCTCAATTGCGACTCCGGTAAAAATAATGCTTGTCAAGATGACCATCAGCAGAGTTCATTGTCTCCCCATCTACCACTATTTGAGCAGACCCTAGGAAATAATTTTCAATCAGTTTTTAGTCGATTCTCAGCCCAGTCTCTCCATGGGAAACTACTGGAAATAGAGATGAAAACTGAGTTAAGCCTTAAATCTATTCAAGAAAATTTGGAACAGACACAGACGGCCCTTAATAATTTACAAATAGAGCACAATAGTAGCCAGGCCCAATTAGCTGAAACTCAATCGGCTATGACAAAGTTACAATCTGACTTCAAGGACGCTAATTTAGAACTAGATCAACTTCGAGGTCTGATAACAGAAATGGAAACCAGTAAATTTTGGAAAATTAGGATTGCTTGGTTTAAGCTTAAGGAGATTTTTAAGATCAATTGA
- a CDS encoding class I SAM-dependent methyltransferase, whose product MVYSPLTGSNQVKLLQTFQVEELIQAWQYTFQIDISLEFKSYKDIYLYECLETHLQFFYPFDIEGSARLYAELMKFNWYYMSDKWEYQIALADIQGKEAILEVGSGFGTFVRVAQQQGLNIQGIELNSQAITAAQSLGLPISSKTFTDLQLQGESFDCICSFQVLEHISDPSSFITNCLALLRPKGTLILGLPNAESFLKYQYNLLDLPPHHMLRWSLNSCKALGKLFNLSLEKYKYEPLASYHISGYLDSYIEHFRVSSPLGQIWLNARTRSLWMWLLQAGLRQYLRGQSFYTLYRKT is encoded by the coding sequence ATGGTTTATAGTCCTTTAACAGGTTCCAATCAAGTTAAATTACTTCAAACATTTCAGGTAGAAGAACTGATCCAGGCCTGGCAATACACCTTTCAAATTGACATCTCTCTTGAGTTTAAGAGTTACAAAGATATTTATTTATATGAATGCTTAGAAACTCATCTACAGTTCTTCTATCCCTTTGATATTGAAGGATCAGCAAGGCTTTATGCAGAGCTAATGAAGTTTAATTGGTATTACATGAGTGATAAATGGGAATATCAGATTGCCTTGGCTGATATTCAAGGTAAAGAGGCCATTCTCGAAGTCGGCAGTGGTTTTGGAACATTTGTTCGGGTCGCACAGCAACAGGGTTTGAACATTCAAGGTATTGAACTGAACTCTCAAGCAATTACGGCTGCTCAAAGTCTAGGGCTTCCCATTAGCTCAAAGACATTCACAGATTTACAGCTTCAAGGAGAATCCTTTGACTGCATTTGTAGTTTTCAAGTTCTTGAACATATCTCAGATCCAAGTTCTTTTATCACCAATTGCCTAGCATTACTGAGACCAAAAGGGACGTTGATTTTAGGATTGCCTAACGCTGAAAGCTTTCTAAAATATCAATATAATCTTTTGGATCTTCCGCCTCACCATATGCTGCGCTGGTCACTGAATAGCTGTAAAGCCTTAGGGAAACTATTTAATCTCAGTCTAGAGAAATACAAATATGAACCCTTAGCTTCTTATCATATATCTGGATATCTCGATAGCTATATTGAACACTTTAGGGTATCGTCACCTCTGGGTCAGATCTGGCTTAACGCTCGAACTCGTTCCCTATGGATGTGGCTGCTTCAAGCAGGTTTGCGACAGTATTTAAGGGGCCAAAGTTTTTATACCCTATATCGAAAAACCTAA
- a CDS encoding ABC transporter permease → MFYPSFAKTLPAHLSLLHALVKRELESYYKGSVLGNLWSLLKQLSQLLIYTYVFGIVLKVKLTLANLPENNFIFGLWLFAGLIPWTAFVTGVSQASTSVINQPNLVKKVLFPLTLLPLVPILAAFVESSLGLMVLIILTGFALHNIAWTLILLPLVWLPQLLFTAGLGYWCAGLTVFIRDIPQSLSVILNAWFYLTPLVYPASVIPAGIRPWVFRLNPLAAIAESYRDMVLGGNVEHWRDLGMATVISVIIFSTGLWVYRRLRPAFADVL, encoded by the coding sequence ATGTTTTATCCCAGTTTTGCTAAAACCCTCCCTGCCCATCTCAGTCTGCTACATGCCTTAGTAAAACGAGAACTGGAAAGCTACTATAAAGGTTCTGTCTTAGGCAATCTTTGGTCACTTCTGAAGCAATTATCCCAACTGTTAATCTATACCTATGTTTTTGGGATAGTCCTGAAGGTTAAGCTGACCTTAGCAAATTTACCGGAAAACAATTTTATCTTTGGTCTCTGGCTTTTTGCGGGTTTAATTCCCTGGACAGCTTTTGTAACCGGGGTTTCCCAGGCCAGTACATCTGTTATTAACCAGCCAAACTTAGTTAAGAAAGTATTATTTCCTTTAACCCTATTGCCGTTAGTCCCAATTTTAGCTGCCTTTGTAGAAAGTAGCTTGGGGTTAATGGTCTTAATTATTTTGACTGGTTTTGCATTACACAATATTGCCTGGACATTGATTTTATTACCGCTGGTCTGGCTCCCACAGTTGTTGTTTACCGCTGGCCTGGGTTATTGGTGTGCTGGATTAACGGTGTTTATTCGCGATATTCCCCAAAGCTTAAGCGTTATTCTAAATGCTTGGTTTTACCTTACGCCGCTCGTTTATCCAGCCTCGGTCATTCCCGCTGGGATCCGGCCGTGGGTCTTTCGACTCAACCCTTTAGCTGCTATTGCTGAGAGCTACCGAGATATGGTCTTGGGGGGAAATGTTGAACATTGGCGGGATCTGGGCATGGCAACAGTCATTTCAGTCATTATTTTTTCCACAGGTTTATGGGTGTATCGGCGTTTACGCCCTGCATTTGCCGATGTCCTTTAG
- a CDS encoding ABC transporter ATP-binding protein, whose translation MSTDSLISLDNVSKCYRRYDRPGDRLKEIFWKQASQAQEFWALRDISLRVQRGETLGIIGRNGSGKSTLLQIIAGTLAPTSGILKVQGRIAALLELGSGFNIEFTGRENVYFNGQVLGLKPVEIEEKFAEITAFADIGDFIDQPVKTYSSGMMVRLAFAVATSVEPDILIVDEALAVGDIHFQAKCFKRMRNMMDRGITVLFVSHDTSTMTGLCDRCLWLKHGQIAMEGKPKDVTQAYRQEVWEDQGFLAATSMTSKVALDQESSSEFEGDVAQSSAIPIHQITESERIGNGDIQIIDFQLLDARGRFRQDIDHDELVTAEYTLKANRNVAVYDIGLIVKDLKGNEVFSILDLQPQNYPVLNPGQVIQAKVTLCFPLRAGAYYMTLGVIGYQDNQRYDLQRVIIYDHLEYGYFFNVNLYSKRVIHGPVHFEVKFTVNLLEAACSESLVSP comes from the coding sequence ATGTCCACAGACAGCCTAATTTCCTTAGACAACGTTTCTAAATGTTATCGCCGTTATGATCGTCCAGGGGATCGCTTAAAGGAAATCTTCTGGAAACAGGCCAGTCAAGCGCAGGAGTTTTGGGCCCTACGGGATATCAGCCTAAGGGTTCAACGGGGTGAAACACTGGGTATTATTGGCCGAAATGGCTCAGGTAAGAGTACCCTGCTACAAATTATTGCCGGTACCCTAGCCCCCACCAGCGGTATCCTCAAGGTTCAAGGACGGATTGCGGCTCTGTTGGAATTAGGTAGTGGGTTTAATATTGAGTTTACGGGCCGGGAAAACGTTTATTTTAACGGGCAGGTTCTCGGCTTAAAGCCAGTTGAAATTGAGGAAAAGTTTGCAGAGATTACGGCATTTGCTGACATTGGAGACTTTATTGATCAGCCAGTCAAAACCTATTCTAGTGGAATGATGGTGCGGTTAGCCTTTGCCGTTGCCACAAGTGTAGAACCCGATATTCTCATTGTTGATGAAGCTTTGGCCGTTGGGGATATTCACTTCCAGGCCAAGTGCTTTAAGCGGATGCGAAACATGATGGATCGGGGCATTACTGTTCTTTTTGTTTCCCATGACACCAGTACCATGACTGGCCTGTGTGATCGTTGCCTTTGGCTTAAACATGGGCAAATTGCTATGGAGGGCAAGCCCAAAGATGTTACCCAGGCCTATCGGCAAGAAGTTTGGGAAGATCAAGGGTTTTTAGCTGCCACCTCAATGACATCAAAGGTTGCCTTGGATCAAGAAAGTTCATCTGAATTTGAAGGTGATGTAGCGCAATCTTCAGCAATTCCAATTCACCAAATTACAGAAAGTGAGCGAATTGGTAACGGCGATATTCAAATCATTGACTTTCAGCTTTTGGATGCTCGAGGCCGCTTTCGACAGGATATTGATCACGATGAACTAGTAACTGCGGAATATACCCTTAAAGCTAATCGAAATGTTGCAGTTTATGACATCGGTTTAATTGTGAAGGACTTGAAAGGTAATGAGGTATTTTCAATTTTAGATCTACAACCTCAAAACTACCCAGTTCTCAACCCTGGACAAGTGATTCAGGCCAAAGTGACCCTCTGTTTTCCGCTCCGGGCCGGGGCCTACTATATGACCTTAGGGGTAATTGGGTATCAGGACAATCAACGGTATGATTTACAACGGGTGATTATCTATGATCATCTAGAGTATGGCTATTTCTTTAATGTCAATCTCTACTCTAAGCGGGTGATTCATGGGCCAGTTCATTTTGAGGTTAAGTTTACGGTTAACTTATTAGAAGCAGCTTGTTCGGAGTCATTAGTCAGTCCCTAA